A region from the Kribbella shirazensis genome encodes:
- the argS gene encoding arginine--tRNA ligase, with product MTPEQLAEKILQALAALAADGTITVEGGLPRELKVERPKNPEHGDYATNVAMQLGKRAGLNPRQFAELLAARLRDDDAITAVEIAGPGFINLRVAADAQGKVAQAILDAGPAYGTSDSLQGRTINLEFISANPTGPLHLGHTRWAAVGDALARVLAAAGATITREFYINDRGNQMDKFGASLQAAAHGHKIPEDGYHGEYIVELAQRIVAEVPDILTLPEDEQVVAFREAGYERQLKEQQEQLEHFRTKFDVWFSERSLHEQDGVGHAIQKLRDQGHLYDADDALWMRTTDFTDDKDRVLIRSNGEPTYFASDAAYYVNKRERGFETCVYLLGADHHGYVNRLKAIAACAGDDPEHNIEILIGQLVKILKGGEEMRLSKRAGTIVTLAELVEEGGVDALRYTLCRFPADSPLTLDIEEMTRQASENPVYYVQYAHARLASIVRNADDLGVKLDEFDPGLLSHEREGDLLRALAEFPRVVATAAELREPHRIARYLEDTASAFHKFYDSCRVLPRGDEEVEPVHKARLTLVSATRTVLANGLDLLGVSAPERM from the coding sequence GTGACTCCGGAACAGCTCGCTGAGAAGATCCTGCAGGCCCTGGCCGCGCTCGCCGCCGACGGCACCATCACCGTCGAGGGCGGGCTGCCCCGCGAGCTGAAGGTCGAGCGACCCAAGAACCCCGAGCACGGGGACTACGCGACCAACGTCGCGATGCAGCTCGGCAAGCGCGCCGGGCTGAATCCGCGCCAGTTCGCCGAGCTGCTGGCCGCCCGGCTCCGCGACGACGACGCGATCACCGCGGTCGAGATCGCGGGCCCCGGTTTCATCAACCTGCGGGTCGCGGCGGATGCCCAGGGCAAGGTCGCGCAGGCGATCCTCGACGCGGGCCCGGCGTACGGCACCAGCGACAGCCTCCAGGGCCGGACGATCAACCTCGAGTTCATCTCGGCGAACCCGACGGGTCCGCTGCATCTCGGTCATACCCGCTGGGCGGCCGTCGGCGATGCGCTCGCCCGGGTGCTGGCCGCGGCCGGCGCGACCATCACCCGCGAGTTCTACATCAACGACCGCGGCAACCAGATGGACAAGTTCGGCGCCAGCCTGCAGGCCGCGGCGCACGGGCACAAGATCCCCGAGGACGGCTACCACGGCGAGTACATCGTCGAGCTCGCCCAGCGGATCGTCGCGGAGGTCCCGGACATCCTGACGTTGCCCGAGGACGAGCAGGTGGTTGCGTTCCGCGAGGCCGGGTACGAGCGGCAGCTCAAGGAGCAGCAGGAGCAGCTGGAGCACTTCCGGACCAAGTTCGACGTGTGGTTCTCGGAGCGCAGCCTGCACGAGCAGGACGGTGTCGGCCACGCGATCCAGAAGCTCCGCGACCAGGGCCATCTGTACGACGCCGACGACGCGCTGTGGATGCGGACCACGGACTTCACCGACGACAAGGACCGCGTGCTGATCCGGTCCAACGGCGAGCCGACGTACTTCGCCTCCGATGCGGCGTACTACGTGAACAAGCGCGAGCGCGGGTTCGAGACCTGTGTGTACCTGCTCGGCGCCGACCACCACGGGTACGTGAACCGGTTGAAGGCGATCGCGGCCTGCGCCGGCGACGACCCCGAGCACAACATCGAGATCCTGATCGGCCAGCTGGTGAAGATCCTCAAGGGCGGCGAGGAGATGCGCCTGTCCAAGCGGGCCGGCACGATCGTCACGCTCGCCGAGCTGGTCGAGGAGGGCGGCGTCGACGCCCTGCGCTACACGCTGTGCCGCTTCCCGGCCGACTCCCCGCTGACCCTGGACATCGAGGAGATGACCCGCCAGGCCAGCGAGAACCCGGTGTACTACGTGCAGTACGCCCACGCCCGGCTCGCGTCGATCGTGCGGAACGCCGACGACCTCGGAGTGAAGCTGGACGAGTTCGACCCCGGCCTGCTCAGCCACGAGCGCGAGGGCGACCTGCTCCGCGCGCTGGCCGAGTTCCCGCGGGTCGTCGCGACCGCCGCCGAGCTGCGCGAGCCGCACCGGATCGCGCGGTACCTCGAGGACACCGCGTCCGCGTTCCACAAGTTCTACGACAGTTGCCGCGTGCTCCCGCGCGGCGACGAGGAGGTGGAGCCGGTGCACAAGGCTCGCCTGACCCTGGTCTCCGCGACCCGGACCGTGCTCGCCAACGGGCTCGACCTGCTCGGCGTCTCCGCACCGGAGCGGATGTGA
- the lysA gene encoding diaminopimelate decarboxylase: protein MRAHEAGALHADIGHRAPAWLRAPRDPNDLVTALWSQTAKKNGDGALEIGGVDLRDLVAEHGSPAYVLDEDDFRARARAFKHAFKDFDVYYAGKAFLCTTVVRWVMEEGLNLDICSGGELAVALRAGADPKRLGFHGNNKSESELARALDAGIGRIIVDSQHEITRLIALAAERGVVAPVMIRVTAGVEAHTHEYIATAHEDQKFGFSITSGAAFEAVARVNEAPELELLGLHSHIGSQIFDSSGFEVAAKRVIALHARVSEELGVDMPELDLGGGFGIAYTTQDDPSDPAQLATEMGKIVEHECHEHDIEVPKVSIEPGRAIVGPAVCTVYSVGTVKEVELDAGAARTYVSVDGGISDNIRAALYDADYSCTLANRYSGTPPTLARVVGKHCEAGDIVVKDEFLPGDVQPGDLVAVPGTGAYCRSMASNYNHVPRPPVIAVKDGRTRVVVRRETEDDLLALDMGVDE, encoded by the coding sequence GTGAGGGCGCACGAGGCGGGCGCGCTGCACGCCGACATCGGCCACCGGGCCCCGGCCTGGCTGCGCGCGCCGCGCGACCCCAACGACCTGGTCACCGCGCTGTGGTCGCAGACCGCGAAGAAGAACGGCGACGGCGCCCTCGAGATCGGCGGCGTGGACCTGCGCGACCTGGTCGCCGAGCACGGCAGCCCGGCGTACGTCCTGGACGAGGACGACTTCCGCGCCCGGGCGCGCGCGTTCAAGCACGCCTTCAAGGACTTCGACGTCTACTACGCCGGCAAGGCCTTCCTCTGTACGACGGTCGTCCGCTGGGTGATGGAGGAGGGCCTGAACCTCGACATCTGCAGCGGGGGAGAGCTCGCCGTCGCGCTGCGCGCCGGGGCGGACCCGAAGCGGCTGGGGTTCCACGGCAACAACAAGTCCGAGTCCGAGCTGGCCCGCGCACTCGACGCCGGGATCGGCCGGATCATCGTGGACTCGCAGCACGAGATCACCCGGCTGATCGCGCTGGCCGCCGAGCGCGGCGTCGTCGCCCCGGTGATGATCCGGGTCACCGCCGGCGTCGAGGCGCACACCCACGAGTACATCGCGACCGCGCACGAGGACCAGAAGTTCGGCTTCTCGATCACCTCCGGCGCGGCCTTCGAGGCCGTTGCCCGGGTCAACGAAGCGCCGGAGCTGGAGCTGCTCGGCCTGCACTCGCACATCGGTTCGCAGATCTTCGACTCGTCCGGGTTCGAGGTGGCCGCGAAGCGCGTGATCGCCTTGCACGCAAGGGTTTCCGAGGAGCTCGGCGTGGACATGCCGGAGCTCGACCTGGGTGGCGGGTTCGGCATCGCCTACACCACGCAGGACGACCCGTCGGACCCGGCGCAGCTGGCGACCGAGATGGGCAAGATCGTCGAGCACGAGTGCCACGAGCACGACATCGAGGTGCCGAAGGTGTCGATCGAGCCCGGCCGCGCGATCGTCGGCCCGGCGGTGTGCACGGTCTACTCGGTCGGCACCGTCAAGGAGGTCGAACTGGACGCCGGCGCCGCCCGGACGTACGTGTCGGTCGACGGCGGGATCAGCGACAACATCCGCGCCGCGCTGTACGACGCCGACTACTCGTGCACGCTCGCCAACCGGTACTCCGGCACCCCGCCGACGCTGGCCCGCGTGGTCGGCAAGCACTGCGAGGCCGGCGACATCGTCGTGAAGGACGAGTTCCTGCCGGGCGACGTACAACCCGGCGACCTGGTGGCCGTCCCCGGCACGGGCGCCTACTGCCGGTCGATGGCGAGCAACTACAACCACGTGCCGCGGCCACCGGTGATCGCGGTCAAGGACGGTCGAACGCGGGTCGTCGTACGCCGTGAGACCGAGGACGACCTGCTGGCACTGGACATGGGGGTTGACGAATGA
- a CDS encoding homoserine dehydrogenase: MNEGKPLKVGLLGCGVVGTEVVRILTEQADHLAARVGARLEIAGIAVRRAGRERDIAVDPALVTTDAQALVSRGDLDLVIEVIGGLEPARGLILTALEHGASVVTANKALLAEDGPTLFAAAEKYQRDLYFEAAVAGAIPILRPLRESLAGDDVVRVMGIVNGTTNYILDKMDSTGAGFDEALEEAQALGYAEADPTADIEGFDAAAKAALLASLAFHTRVSIADVHREGITEVTATDIASAREMGCVVKSLAICELDEATDSVSARVYPAMIPLTHPLANVRDAYNAVFVESKAAGRLMFYGRGAGGAPTASAVLGDLVSAARNRLKGVPGVGESSYTQRAVRPMGDAMTRYHVSLDVADKAGVLAAVAHAFSEHDVSIQTVRQEGRGSDAQLVVVTHTATDAALSATVESLRDMDIVREVSSVMRVEGE, translated from the coding sequence ATGAACGAGGGCAAACCTCTCAAGGTGGGCCTGCTCGGTTGTGGCGTGGTCGGCACCGAAGTGGTGCGGATCCTGACCGAGCAGGCGGACCATCTCGCGGCCCGCGTCGGCGCCCGGCTGGAGATCGCCGGGATCGCCGTCCGCCGGGCCGGCCGGGAGCGCGACATCGCGGTCGACCCGGCGCTGGTCACCACCGACGCGCAGGCGCTGGTGTCGCGGGGCGACCTCGACCTGGTGATCGAGGTGATCGGCGGTCTCGAGCCCGCTCGCGGCCTGATCCTGACCGCGCTCGAGCACGGCGCCTCGGTCGTCACGGCGAACAAGGCGCTGCTCGCCGAGGACGGGCCGACGCTGTTCGCGGCCGCGGAGAAGTATCAGCGCGACCTGTACTTCGAGGCCGCGGTCGCCGGCGCGATCCCGATCCTGCGTCCGCTGCGCGAGTCGCTCGCCGGCGACGACGTGGTCCGGGTGATGGGCATCGTCAACGGCACCACGAACTACATCCTCGACAAGATGGACTCCACCGGCGCCGGCTTCGACGAGGCGCTCGAGGAGGCCCAGGCCCTCGGGTACGCCGAGGCGGACCCGACCGCGGACATCGAGGGGTTCGACGCGGCGGCCAAGGCGGCGCTGCTGGCCAGCCTGGCGTTCCACACCCGCGTGTCGATCGCCGACGTGCACCGCGAGGGCATCACCGAGGTGACCGCCACCGACATCGCGTCGGCCCGGGAGATGGGCTGTGTGGTGAAGTCGCTGGCGATCTGCGAACTCGACGAGGCGACCGATTCGGTCAGCGCCCGGGTCTACCCGGCGATGATCCCCCTCACCCACCCGCTGGCCAACGTCCGGGACGCGTACAACGCCGTTTTCGTGGAAAGCAAGGCAGCGGGGCGGTTGATGTTCTATGGTCGTGGTGCCGGCGGCGCCCCGACGGCCAGTGCCGTCCTCGGGGATCTGGTGTCCGCCGCGCGCAACCGGCTCAAGGGTGTGCCGGGGGTCGGCGAGTCGTCGTACACCCAGCGGGCCGTGCGGCCGATGGGTGACGCGATGACCCGCTACCACGTGTCCCTGGACGTGGCCGACAAGGCCGGTGTGCTGGCGGCAGTGGCCCATGCCTTCTCGGAGCACGACGTGTCGATCCAGACCGTCCGCCAGGAGGGCCGGGGCAGTGACGCACAGCTGGTGGTGGTCACCCACACCGCGACCGACGCCGCGTTGTCCGCGACCGTGGAGTCCTTGCGGGACATGGACATCGTCCGTGAAGTCAGCAGTGTGATGCGGGTAGAAGGCGAGTAA
- the thrC gene encoding threonine synthase: MVHQWRGVIEEYRDRLPVSADTPVVTLGEGGTPLVAAQWLSEQTGCEVWLKVEGNNPTGSFKDRGMTVAISLAAQAGDKAVVCASTGNTSASAAAYAVRAGMLPLVVIPAGRIAKGKLAQAVVHGAKLVQIDGGFDDCLRIVRELGKNYPVALVNSVNPVRLEGQKTASFEVCDALGDAPDLHLLPVGNAGNIAAYWKGYQEYAKDKLATRTPQMWGFQAEGAAPIVRGAIVEKPETAATAIRVGNPASWTLAEAARDESGGRIELVTDQQILDAQRELAAREGVFVEPASAAGVAGLLYAKEQGWLPGGSTVVITVTGHGLKDIDTALGHVTFEEPPVTPADPDAVARLAGLA; encoded by the coding sequence ATGGTTCACCAGTGGCGTGGCGTGATCGAGGAATACCGTGACCGGTTGCCGGTGTCGGCCGACACCCCGGTCGTCACGCTCGGCGAAGGCGGGACGCCGCTGGTGGCCGCGCAGTGGCTGAGCGAGCAGACCGGCTGCGAGGTCTGGCTCAAGGTCGAGGGCAACAACCCGACCGGCTCGTTCAAGGACCGCGGGATGACGGTGGCGATCTCGCTCGCCGCGCAGGCCGGTGACAAGGCCGTCGTCTGCGCCTCCACCGGGAACACCTCGGCCTCGGCCGCGGCGTATGCCGTTCGCGCCGGGATGCTGCCGCTGGTGGTGATCCCGGCGGGCCGGATCGCCAAGGGCAAGCTGGCCCAGGCGGTCGTGCACGGCGCCAAGCTGGTGCAGATCGACGGCGGGTTCGACGACTGCCTGCGGATCGTCCGCGAGCTCGGCAAGAACTACCCGGTCGCGCTGGTCAACTCGGTCAACCCGGTGCGCCTGGAAGGGCAGAAGACCGCGTCGTTCGAGGTCTGCGACGCGCTCGGCGACGCGCCGGACCTGCACCTGCTGCCGGTCGGCAACGCCGGCAACATCGCGGCGTACTGGAAGGGATACCAGGAGTACGCCAAGGACAAGCTGGCCACCCGGACGCCGCAGATGTGGGGTTTCCAGGCCGAGGGCGCGGCGCCGATCGTGCGCGGCGCGATCGTCGAGAAGCCGGAGACCGCCGCCACCGCGATCCGCGTCGGGAACCCGGCGTCCTGGACGCTGGCCGAGGCCGCGCGGGACGAGTCCGGCGGCCGGATCGAGCTGGTCACCGACCAGCAGATCCTCGACGCGCAGCGTGAGCTCGCCGCGCGTGAGGGCGTGTTCGTCGAGCCCGCGTCGGCGGCCGGCGTGGCCGGGTTGCTGTACGCCAAGGAGCAGGGCTGGTTGCCGGGTGGCTCGACGGTGGTGATCACCGTCACCGGTCACGGCCTCAAGGACATCGACACCGCCCTCGGCCACGTGACCTTCGAGGAGCCGCCGGTCACGCCGGCCGACCCCGACGCCGTCGCCCGCCTCGCCGGCCTCGCCTGA